The following proteins come from a genomic window of Pseudomonas syringae:
- a CDS encoding LysR family transcriptional regulator: MQIDDELTLKKLEIFLAFMRTGNLARAAEELQTSNVSVHRAIHSLESALRCPLFKHEGRNLTPLESAYVLEERAQKLVQDVLATVELTRQAAGFSAARFRLGALYSLTVKTVPQLIMGLKIRRSELNIDLILGSNIDLLYKLKNMEVDAMLVALDESTNDQDCEQLALFSDDIFLAVPTDSPFAKRNEVDLSDLREATFITLTQGFATHRDGIRVFRQAGFEPKVAMQVNDIFTLLSMVSSGVGYALLPGRIAAVYENRVRLIPLQSRYRMQQHIGMVFLKSKERDPNLLALLAECRMYANRLLEQAT, encoded by the coding sequence ATGCAGATCGATGACGAACTCACGCTGAAGAAACTGGAAATATTCCTGGCGTTCATGCGCACCGGCAATCTCGCCCGTGCAGCGGAGGAGTTGCAGACCAGTAACGTCAGCGTCCACCGCGCCATTCATTCGCTGGAAAGCGCCCTGCGCTGCCCGCTGTTCAAGCACGAGGGCCGTAATCTGACGCCGCTGGAAAGCGCTTATGTGCTCGAAGAACGCGCGCAGAAACTGGTGCAGGATGTGCTTGCCACCGTAGAACTGACCCGTCAGGCGGCGGGGTTCTCGGCGGCGCGTTTTCGGCTTGGGGCGCTGTACTCGCTAACGGTCAAGACCGTGCCGCAGCTGATCATGGGCCTGAAGATCCGCCGCAGCGAACTGAATATCGACCTGATTCTGGGTTCGAACATTGACCTGCTCTACAAGCTCAAGAACATGGAAGTCGATGCCATGCTGGTGGCGCTGGACGAGAGCACCAATGACCAGGACTGCGAGCAGTTGGCGCTGTTTTCCGATGACATCTTTCTGGCCGTCCCCACTGACTCGCCGTTCGCCAAGCGTAACGAAGTCGACCTGAGCGACCTGCGCGAAGCAACGTTCATCACGCTGACCCAGGGCTTCGCGACTCACCGTGACGGTATCCGGGTTTTTCGTCAGGCCGGGTTCGAGCCCAAGGTGGCGATGCAGGTGAATGACATCTTCACCCTGCTGAGCATGGTCAGTTCCGGCGTCGGCTATGCGTTGCTGCCGGGCAGAATCGCTGCGGTCTATGAAAACCGCGTGCGGCTGATCCCGCTGCAGAGCCGCTACCGGATGCAGCAACACATCGGCATGGTCTTTCTCAAATCCAAGGAGCGCGATCCCAACCTGCTGGCGCTGCTGGCCGAATGCCGGATGTACGCCAATCGCCTGCTGGAGCAGGCGACCTGA
- the trhA gene encoding PAQR family membrane homeostasis protein TrhA, translated as MYYGEKFNAWSHLIGAVLATVGAVWLLVLASLQGDVWKVVSIAIYGACLITLYSVSTIYHSVQGRTKSIMQKVDHFSIYLMIAGSYTPFCLVTLRGAWGWTLFGIVWGLALIGILQEIKPRSEARILSIVIYAVMGWIVLVAVKPLIAALGTAGFIWLAGGGVLYTVGILFFAYDHKRHFHGIWHLFVIGGSLMHFVAICFYVL; from the coding sequence ATGTATTACGGAGAAAAATTCAACGCGTGGTCACACTTGATCGGTGCCGTTCTGGCGACGGTTGGCGCGGTCTGGCTGCTGGTGCTGGCCAGCCTGCAGGGTGATGTCTGGAAGGTAGTCAGCATCGCGATCTACGGCGCGTGCCTGATCACACTGTACAGCGTGTCGACCATTTACCACAGCGTTCAGGGGCGTACGAAGTCGATCATGCAGAAGGTTGATCATTTTTCGATCTACCTGATGATTGCAGGCAGTTACACACCGTTCTGTCTGGTGACCTTGCGCGGCGCGTGGGGCTGGACGCTGTTCGGCATTGTCTGGGGACTGGCGCTGATCGGCATCCTGCAAGAGATAAAGCCGCGTTCCGAAGCGCGAATCCTGTCCATCGTGATTTATGCGGTGATGGGCTGGATCGTTTTGGTGGCCGTCAAACCGCTGATCGCCGCGCTCGGCACCGCTGGTTTCATCTGGCTGGCGGGCGGCGGCGTGCTGTACACCGTCGGCATTCTGTTCTTCGCCTACGATCACAAGCGCCACTTTCATGGCATCTGGCACCTGTTCGTGATCGGCGGCAGTCTGATGCACTTCGTGGCGATCTGTTTTTATGTGCTTTGA
- a CDS encoding 16S rRNA (uracil(1498)-N(3))-methyltransferase, whose product MRLSRFFTETPLSLGEHELPEAQAHYISRVLRMTEGDALQLFDGSGNEFRGTLLEVGKKRVRVQLSESFAGQVESGLRIHLGQGLSRGERMDWAIQKATELGVSEITPIVSERCEVRLKDERAEKRQAHWQQIAISACEQCGRSVVPVIHPPMPLADWIKLTEADLKLVLHPVAEPLISHAKPESLAFLIGPEGGLNDAEVDQAQDAGFHAARLGPRVLRTETAPVVALSVAQQLWGDF is encoded by the coding sequence ATGAGACTGTCCCGCTTTTTTACTGAAACGCCGCTGAGCCTGGGCGAGCACGAGCTGCCTGAAGCCCAGGCGCATTACATCAGCCGCGTGTTGCGCATGACCGAGGGCGATGCCCTGCAACTGTTCGATGGCTCGGGCAATGAGTTTCGCGGCACGTTGCTGGAAGTCGGCAAGAAACGTGTGCGCGTGCAACTGTCCGAGAGCTTCGCCGGGCAGGTTGAGTCAGGCTTGCGCATTCATCTGGGTCAGGGCCTGTCGCGTGGCGAGCGGATGGACTGGGCGATTCAGAAAGCCACTGAACTGGGCGTCAGCGAAATTACGCCGATTGTCAGCGAACGCTGTGAAGTGCGCCTCAAGGACGAGCGCGCCGAGAAACGTCAGGCGCACTGGCAGCAGATCGCGATCAGCGCCTGCGAGCAGTGCGGTCGCTCGGTGGTGCCGGTGATTCACCCGCCTATGCCGCTGGCGGACTGGATCAAGCTCACCGAAGCTGACCTGAAACTGGTCCTGCACCCGGTGGCCGAACCGCTGATCAGCCATGCAAAACCCGAAAGCCTGGCCTTCCTGATCGGGCCGGAAGGCGGCTTGAACGATGCAGAAGTCGATCAGGCACAAGACGCCGGCTTCCACGCCGCCCGCCTCGGCCCCCGCGTCCTGCGCACCGAAACTGCCCCGGTGGTTGCACTGAGCGTCGCGCAGCAGTTGTGGGGCGATTTCTGA
- a CDS encoding adenosylmethionine--8-amino-7-oxononanoate transaminase: protein MGLNDQWMQRDLKVLWHPCTQMKDHENLPLIPIRRGEGVWLEDFEGKRYLDAVSSWWVNVFGHANPRINQRIKDQVDQLEHVILAGFSHQPVIELSERLVKLTPEGLTRCFYADNGSSCIEVALKMSFHYWLNRGQPDKKRFVTLTNSYHGETMAAMSVGDVPLFTETYKALLLDTIKVPSPDCYHRPDGMSWEEHSRNMFAAMEQTLAEHHATVAAVIVEPLIQGAGGMRMYHPIYLKLLREACDRYGVHLIHDEIAVGFGRTGTMFACEQAGIRPDFLCLSKALTGGYLPLAACLTTDDVYDAFYDDYPTLRAFLHSHSYTGNPLACAAALATLDIFEQDNVIENNKALAQRMATATAHLVDHPHVAEVRQTGMAIAIEMVQDKASKTAYPWQERRGMKVFQHALERGALLRPLGSVVYFLPPYVITPEQIDFLAEVATEGIDIATRSNISVAVRENFHPDFRDPG from the coding sequence ATGGGCCTCAATGACCAGTGGATGCAACGTGACCTCAAGGTCCTGTGGCACCCCTGCACGCAGATGAAAGACCACGAAAATCTGCCGCTGATACCAATCAGACGTGGCGAAGGCGTATGGCTCGAAGACTTCGAAGGCAAGCGTTATCTGGACGCTGTCAGTTCCTGGTGGGTCAACGTTTTCGGGCATGCCAACCCGCGCATCAACCAGCGCATCAAGGATCAGGTCGACCAGCTGGAACACGTGATTCTCGCCGGCTTCAGCCATCAGCCGGTGATCGAGCTGTCCGAGCGACTGGTCAAGCTCACACCCGAAGGCCTGACGCGCTGCTTCTACGCCGACAACGGCTCATCGTGCATCGAAGTGGCGCTGAAGATGAGCTTTCATTACTGGCTCAACCGCGGCCAGCCGGACAAGAAACGCTTCGTCACCCTGACCAACAGCTACCACGGCGAAACCATGGCCGCGATGTCGGTCGGTGACGTGCCGCTGTTCACGGAAACCTACAAGGCGCTGCTGCTTGACACCATCAAGGTGCCAAGCCCCGACTGCTATCACCGCCCGGACGGCATGAGCTGGGAAGAGCATTCGCGCAACATGTTTGCCGCCATGGAGCAAACCCTCGCCGAGCATCATGCCACTGTCGCAGCAGTGATCGTAGAGCCGCTGATTCAGGGCGCGGGCGGCATGCGCATGTATCACCCGATCTACCTCAAGCTGCTGCGCGAAGCCTGCGACCGCTATGGCGTGCACCTGATTCACGATGAAATCGCCGTCGGCTTTGGCCGTACCGGCACCATGTTTGCCTGCGAACAGGCGGGTATCCGCCCGGATTTCCTGTGCCTGTCCAAGGCGCTGACTGGCGGATACTTGCCGCTGGCGGCCTGCCTGACCACGGACGACGTGTACGACGCGTTCTACGACGACTACCCGACCCTGCGCGCCTTCCTGCACTCGCACAGTTACACCGGCAACCCGCTGGCCTGCGCTGCGGCGCTGGCGACGCTGGATATCTTCGAGCAGGACAACGTCATCGAAAACAACAAGGCGCTGGCGCAACGAATGGCGACTGCCACCGCGCACCTGGTGGACCATCCGCACGTTGCCGAAGTACGCCAGACCGGCATGGCCATCGCTATCGAAATGGTTCAGGACAAGGCCAGCAAGACCGCTTACCCGTGGCAGGAGCGGCGCGGCATGAAGGTCTTTCAGCATGCGCTGGAGCGTGGCGCGCTGCTGCGGCCGCTGGGCAGCGTGGTGTATTTCCTGCCGCCGTACGTGATTACGCCGGAGCAGATCGACTTTCTGGCTGAAGTGGCCACCGAAGGTATTGATATCGCGACACGCAGCAACATCAGTGTTGCCGTGCGCGAGAACTTTCATCCGGACTTCAGGGATCCGGGTTAA
- a CDS encoding flavin monoamine oxidase family protein, whose translation MLSGWLRACALIVAGLVSVSTLADEKQRTAIVVGGGLAGLTAAYELQAKGWQVTLLEAKPALGGRSGLATSEWIGNTKAQPVLNRYLDTFKLTTVPAPEFVRTPGYLIDGVYFTQADLAVKQPATAEAIKRYNDTLDNLARSVDDPENPASNSTLFALDQINVANWLDRLTLPATARQLINQQIRTRYDEPSRLSLLYLAQQSRVYRSVDERDLRASRLPGGSAVLTQAFVKQLKTVKTSAPVSAVVQEKDKVTVKAGATSYTADYVVMAVPLRSLSKIQMTPALDAQHMGAIKSINYGWRDQIMLKFKTPVWDSKARMSGEVFSNTGLGMLWIEPALKGGANVVINLSGDNARIMQAFGDKQMVDQVLIRLNAFYPEARGAFSGYEIRRYSVDPSTAGSYLAYGPGQISKYWRLWERPILRVAFAGEHTDTLYPGTLEGALRSGQRAASQVQDLAAGKSFEPVKVAPPKAPAPASQQSEGNFFSNLFGGGSSDKPAEPAKPQADKPGFFSRLFGGSEAPAPAPAPAPVEKAPEPAPAPAPAAAPAPVVAPVVQPVKPPVKAEPVKKPQSKEDAKKAAAKKEAAKKEAAKKEAAKKVASKPAPAKTPAETAPADVNN comes from the coding sequence ATGCTTTCTGGGTGGCTGCGCGCGTGTGCGCTGATAGTTGCAGGGCTGGTCAGCGTTTCGACGCTCGCCGATGAAAAACAACGCACCGCGATTGTCGTCGGCGGTGGTCTGGCGGGTTTGACCGCTGCTTATGAACTGCAGGCCAAGGGCTGGCAGGTAACGCTGCTGGAAGCCAAGCCGGCGCTGGGTGGTCGCTCCGGTCTGGCAACCAGCGAATGGATCGGCAACACCAAGGCCCAGCCGGTGTTGAACCGCTACCTGGACACCTTCAAGCTGACAACCGTGCCCGCGCCGGAATTCGTGCGTACGCCCGGCTACCTGATCGACGGCGTGTACTTCACCCAGGCCGACCTGGCTGTCAAACAGCCTGCGACCGCCGAAGCGATAAAGCGTTACAACGACACGCTGGACAACCTGGCGCGCTCGGTGGATGACCCGGAAAACCCGGCGTCCAACAGCACGCTGTTCGCGCTGGACCAGATCAACGTCGCCAACTGGCTCGACCGCCTGACCCTGCCCGCCACGGCCCGTCAGCTGATCAACCAGCAGATTCGTACCCGCTACGACGAGCCTTCGCGCTTGTCGCTGCTGTATCTGGCACAGCAATCGCGGGTGTACCGTTCGGTTGATGAGCGCGATTTGCGCGCCTCACGCCTGCCCGGTGGCAGCGCGGTATTGACTCAGGCGTTCGTCAAGCAACTCAAGACCGTCAAGACCAGCGCGCCGGTGTCGGCAGTGGTGCAGGAAAAAGACAAAGTTACCGTCAAGGCTGGCGCCACCAGCTACACCGCCGATTACGTGGTGATGGCTGTGCCGTTGCGTTCGCTGAGCAAGATTCAGATGACACCTGCGCTGGATGCCCAGCACATGGGTGCGATCAAGAGTATCAATTACGGCTGGCGCGACCAGATCATGCTCAAGTTCAAGACCCCGGTCTGGGACAGCAAGGCGCGTATGTCGGGTGAAGTGTTCAGCAACACCGGTCTGGGCATGCTCTGGATCGAGCCTGCACTCAAGGGCGGCGCCAATGTGGTGATCAACCTGTCTGGCGACAATGCCCGCATCATGCAGGCGTTCGGCGACAAGCAGATGGTCGATCAGGTGCTGATCCGTCTGAACGCGTTCTACCCTGAAGCGCGTGGCGCCTTCTCCGGCTATGAAATCCGTCGTTACAGCGTCGATCCTTCTACCGCCGGCTCGTATCTGGCGTATGGCCCTGGCCAGATCAGCAAGTACTGGCGCTTGTGGGAAAGGCCGATTCTGCGTGTGGCCTTTGCCGGTGAGCATACCGACACCTTGTACCCCGGCACGCTGGAAGGCGCATTGCGCAGCGGCCAGCGGGCTGCCAGCCAGGTGCAGGATCTGGCGGCTGGCAAGTCGTTCGAACCGGTCAAGGTTGCTCCACCGAAAGCGCCTGCACCGGCTTCGCAGCAGTCCGAAGGCAACTTCTTCAGCAATCTGTTTGGGGGTGGTTCTTCTGACAAACCGGCTGAACCTGCCAAACCGCAGGCTGACAAGCCGGGCTTCTTCTCGCGCCTGTTTGGCGGTTCAGAAGCGCCAGCACCAGCACCAGCGCCTGCCCCGGTAGAAAAAGCGCCGGAGCCCGCTCCAGCGCCTGCACCTGCCGCAGCACCTGCACCCGTGGTTGCGCCGGTGGTTCAGCCGGTCAAACCTCCGGTAAAAGCAGAGCCGGTGAAAAAACCGCAGTCCAAGGAAGACGCAAAGAAAGCAGCAGCGAAAAAAGAAGCGGCTAAAAAAGAGGCAGCAAAAAAGGAAGCAGCGAAAAAGGTGGCGAGCAAGCCTGCCCCTGCCAAGACGCCTGCTGAAACAGCGCCCGCCGACGTCAACAACTGA
- a CDS encoding cytochrome b, with the protein MQLRNSSSRYGLVSMVLHWGVAAVVFGMFALGLWMVGLDYYDTWRKAGPDLHKSIGITLFAIMLIRVVWRLLSPPPPPLSSYSKLTRIGATFGHLFLYVALFAVMFAGYLISTADGVGIPIFGLFEVPALVSGLPDQAETAGWIHLYLAWVIVVFAVLHGLAALKHHFIDHDVTLKRMLGRN; encoded by the coding sequence ATGCAGCTACGTAACTCATCCTCTCGCTACGGTCTGGTCAGCATGGTGCTGCACTGGGGTGTGGCCGCTGTTGTGTTTGGCATGTTCGCCTTGGGGCTGTGGATGGTGGGGCTGGATTACTACGACACCTGGCGCAAGGCTGGTCCTGATCTGCACAAGAGCATCGGCATTACTCTGTTTGCGATCATGCTGATCCGCGTGGTCTGGCGTTTGCTCAGCCCGCCACCGCCGCCGTTAAGCAGCTACAGTAAGTTGACGCGTATCGGCGCAACGTTCGGTCATCTGTTTTTGTACGTTGCGCTGTTTGCCGTGATGTTTGCCGGCTACCTCATATCCACTGCCGATGGTGTGGGTATTCCGATATTTGGCCTGTTCGAGGTGCCTGCGCTGGTTTCAGGTTTGCCTGATCAGGCAGAAACAGCCGGCTGGATTCATTTGTATCTGGCGTGGGTCATCGTGGTCTTCGCGGTGCTCCATGGCCTCGCTGCACTGAAACACCATTTCATCGATCACGATGTGACCCTCAAGCGAATGCTGGGTCGTAATTGA
- a CDS encoding YceI family protein: MLKKSLAALALGTALLSAGQAMAADYVIDKEGQHAFVDFKISHLGYSFIHGTFKDWDGTFSFDAAKPEASKINVELKTASLFTNHAERDKHISSKDFLDVAKYPEAKFVSTAVKSTGEKTADVTGDLTLHGVTKPIVIKATFNGEGKDPWGGYRAGFNGTSTLNLNDFGIKGPGPTSQTLDLDISFEGVQKK; this comes from the coding sequence ATGTTGAAGAAGTCTCTCGCCGCTCTGGCTCTGGGTACCGCACTGTTGTCTGCCGGTCAGGCCATGGCTGCCGACTACGTAATCGACAAGGAAGGTCAACACGCATTCGTTGACTTCAAGATCAGCCACCTGGGCTACAGCTTTATTCACGGTACGTTCAAGGACTGGGACGGCACGTTCAGCTTTGACGCTGCCAAGCCAGAAGCCAGCAAGATCAACGTCGAGCTGAAAACCGCCAGCCTGTTCACTAACCATGCCGAGCGCGACAAACACATCTCCAGCAAGGATTTCCTGGACGTTGCCAAATACCCGGAAGCCAAGTTCGTTTCCACCGCTGTCAAATCGACCGGCGAGAAAACGGCTGACGTCACTGGCGACCTGACCCTGCACGGCGTCACCAAGCCAATCGTGATCAAGGCAACCTTCAACGGCGAAGGCAAGGATCCGTGGGGCGGCTACCGCGCCGGCTTCAACGGTACTTCGACGCTGAACCTGAATGACTTCGGCATCAAAGGCCCTGGCCCGACGTCGCAGACGCTGGACCTGGACATCAGCTTCGAAGGCGTACAGAAGAAGTAA
- a CDS encoding DEAD/DEAH box helicase: MSFASLGLSEALVRAIEAAGYTQPTPVQQRAIPAVLQGRDLMVAAQTGTGKTGGFALPILERLFPNGVPDKSQRHGPRQPRVLVLTPTRELAAQVHESFKLYARDLKFVSACIFGGVGTNPQVQAMARGVDVLVACPGRLLDLAGQGSVDLSHVEILVLDEADRMLDMGFVHDVKKVLARLPAKRQNLLFSATFSNDITALAGKLLHNPERIEVTPPNTTVERIEQRVFRLAANHKRSLLAHLITVGAWEQVLIFTRTKHGANRLAEYLDKHGLAAVAIHGNKSQNARTKALADFKAGDVRIMVATDIAARGLDIDQLPHVVNFELPNVDEDYVHRIGRTGRAGRSGEAISLVAPDEEKLLKSIERMTKQKIPDGDLMGFDITAVEAEKPEVRERPDVRNPRGARPARGDGDKNNGGRRDKGKDKGKEKPAAAAATGERPARQPREKKPREGTPRSEQRASQPATPRPAADRAPDEFRDDEVDNFGNRADYVSPYQGKGQNRGRRPAAAPGAAAPAAGGAGRPAGQGRPAGGAPRTGSGTGAPKRNGSGTSAPRSRDGQPRGRRPAREEQPLPREGQEPAVRAPRDGQPQPKIVHKESKIDRFPSAEQLDQLPARPRGEKPALLTRNRDS; this comes from the coding sequence ATGTCCTTTGCTTCCCTCGGTCTCTCCGAGGCTTTAGTCCGCGCCATCGAGGCAGCGGGCTATACCCAGCCTACTCCAGTGCAACAGCGGGCCATTCCCGCCGTGTTGCAAGGTCGCGACCTTATGGTTGCGGCACAGACAGGTACTGGTAAAACCGGCGGCTTCGCCCTCCCTATTCTGGAGCGGCTGTTTCCCAATGGTGTTCCGGACAAATCCCAGCGTCACGGCCCGCGCCAACCGCGCGTACTGGTCCTGACCCCGACTCGCGAACTGGCCGCGCAGGTGCACGAGAGCTTCAAGCTCTACGCCCGCGACCTGAAGTTCGTCAGCGCCTGCATCTTCGGCGGCGTTGGCACGAACCCGCAGGTTCAGGCCATGGCCCGTGGTGTAGACGTACTGGTGGCCTGCCCCGGCCGCCTGCTCGACCTCGCCGGTCAAGGCAGCGTCGACCTGTCCCACGTCGAAATCCTGGTGCTTGATGAAGCAGACCGGATGCTCGACATGGGCTTCGTGCATGACGTCAAGAAGGTCCTCGCCCGCTTGCCTGCCAAGCGCCAGAACCTGCTGTTCTCGGCAACCTTCTCCAACGACATCACCGCGTTGGCTGGCAAGCTGCTGCATAACCCGGAGCGCATCGAAGTCACGCCGCCGAACACCACGGTCGAGCGTATCGAGCAACGGGTTTTCCGCCTTGCGGCCAACCACAAACGCTCACTGCTGGCGCATTTGATCACGGTCGGTGCCTGGGAACAGGTGCTGATTTTCACGCGCACCAAGCATGGCGCCAACCGTCTGGCCGAGTACCTGGACAAGCACGGTCTTGCGGCCGTTGCGATCCACGGCAACAAGAGCCAGAACGCGCGCACCAAGGCACTGGCTGATTTCAAGGCCGGTGATGTCCGCATCATGGTTGCAACCGATATCGCGGCTCGCGGGCTGGACATCGACCAGTTGCCGCACGTGGTCAACTTCGAGCTGCCTAACGTCGACGAAGATTACGTCCACCGTATCGGTCGTACTGGCCGTGCCGGTCGTTCCGGCGAAGCCATTTCGCTGGTCGCGCCGGACGAAGAGAAGCTGCTCAAAAGCATCGAGCGCATGACCAAACAGAAGATTCCGGATGGCGATCTGATGGGCTTCGACATCACCGCAGTCGAGGCTGAGAAGCCGGAAGTGCGTGAGCGTCCGGATGTTCGTAACCCGCGTGGTGCGCGCCCTGCGCGTGGCGATGGCGACAAGAACAACGGTGGTCGTCGCGACAAGGGCAAGGATAAAGGCAAGGAAAAACCTGCCGCTGCGGCCGCCACTGGCGAACGCCCTGCCAGGCAGCCACGCGAAAAAAAACCTCGTGAGGGCACGCCTCGCAGTGAACAGCGTGCATCGCAACCGGCCACACCGCGTCCGGCAGCGGATCGAGCCCCTGACGAGTTTCGCGATGACGAAGTAGATAACTTCGGCAATCGCGCTGACTACGTCAGCCCTTATCAGGGCAAAGGCCAGAACCGTGGTCGTCGCCCGGCTGCCGCGCCTGGCGCAGCAGCACCGGCCGCTGGCGGCGCTGGCCGTCCAGCCGGTCAGGGTCGCCCTGCGGGTGGCGCTCCACGCACCGGCTCCGGTACTGGCGCACCAAAGCGTAACGGCTCGGGCACTTCGGCACCGCGCTCGCGCGATGGTCAGCCACGCGGTCGTCGTCCGGCACGTGAAGAGCAACCCTTGCCGCGTGAAGGCCAGGAGCCAGCCGTGCGCGCCCCGCGTGACGGCCAGCCTCAGCCGAAGATCGTACACAAGGAATCAAAGATCGACCGCTTCCCGTCTGCCGAGCAACTGGATCAGTTGCCAGCACGCCCACGCGGTGAAAAACCGGCCCTGCTGACCCGCAACCGCGACAGCTGA
- the metF gene encoding methylenetetrahydrofolate reductase [NAD(P)H] gives MSQERRFSFEFFPTKTDAGHEKLLTVARQLATYNPDFFSCTYGAGGSTRDRTLNTVLELENEVKVPAAPHLSCVGDSKEELRNLLAQYKDAGIKRIVALRGDLPSGMGMASGELRHANDLVNFIREETGSHFHIEVAAYPEMHPQARNFEDDLQHFVNKANAGADSAITQYFFNADSYFNFVERVEKLGVSIPIVPGIMPITNYSKLARFSDACGAEIPRWIRKQLEAYGDDVQSIQAFGEEVITQMCERLLQGGAPGLHFYTLNQADPSLAVWNNLQLPR, from the coding sequence ATGTCTCAAGAACGCCGCTTCAGCTTCGAGTTTTTCCCCACCAAGACCGACGCTGGACATGAAAAGCTGCTGACCGTTGCCCGTCAGCTGGCTACGTACAACCCCGATTTTTTCTCCTGCACCTACGGTGCCGGTGGTTCTACCCGCGACCGCACGCTTAATACCGTACTGGAGCTGGAGAACGAAGTGAAAGTCCCTGCCGCGCCGCATTTGTCGTGTGTGGGCGACAGCAAGGAAGAGTTGCGCAACCTGCTAGCCCAGTACAAGGATGCGGGTATCAAGCGCATCGTGGCCCTGCGCGGCGACCTGCCTTCGGGCATGGGCATGGCCAGCGGTGAGCTGCGTCACGCCAATGACCTGGTGAACTTCATTCGTGAAGAGACCGGTAGCCACTTTCATATCGAAGTTGCTGCTTACCCGGAAATGCACCCTCAGGCGCGCAATTTCGAGGACGATCTCCAGCACTTCGTCAACAAGGCCAACGCCGGTGCCGACAGTGCAATCACCCAGTACTTCTTCAACGCCGACAGCTATTTCAACTTTGTCGAGCGTGTCGAGAAGCTGGGCGTGAGCATCCCGATCGTGCCGGGCATCATGCCGATCACCAATTACAGCAAGCTGGCGCGCTTCTCCGATGCCTGCGGTGCGGAAATTCCGCGCTGGATCCGCAAGCAGCTGGAAGCCTACGGCGATGACGTACAGAGCATCCAGGCGTTTGGCGAAGAAGTGATCACCCAGATGTGCGAACGCCTGCTGCAAGGCGGCGCGCCGGGCCTGCACTTCTACACGCTGAACCAGGCAGATCCGAGCCTGGCGGTGTGGAACAACCTGCAATTGCCACGCTGA